A window from Dysidea avara chromosome 2, odDysAvar1.4, whole genome shotgun sequence encodes these proteins:
- the LOC136245767 gene encoding F-box/LRR-repeat protein 19-like — MQALKVCQKYQKLPLQSRHGPAAKDWRYRNRVGIKADSLRKAAAAEQILKDATNSLRLKVDNKGEDVPNISVPSKLISSATRTGMKRKQCRDCDGCQATNCGECTNCLDKKIFGDPGIKKQCCMRRHCLTATITENIVQQ, encoded by the exons ATGCAAGCACTCAAAGTATGCCAGAAATATCAAAAACTACCATTGCAGAGTAGACATGGTCCAGCAGCAAAAGATTGGCGGTATCGCAATAGAGTTGGGATCAAGGCAGACAGTCTTAGAAAG GCAGCTGCAGCTGAACAGATTTTGAAGGATGCAACCAACAGCTTAAGGTTGAAAGTTGATAACAAAGGGGAAG ACGTACCCAATATAAGTGTACCATCCAAACTAATATCAAGTG CAACAAGAACAGGAATGAAGAGAAAGCAGTGCAGAGACTGTGATGGATGCCAGGCCACAAATTGTGGAGAGTGTACCAACTGTTTAGATAAGAAGATATTTGGTGACCCTGGCATCAAAAAGCAGTGTTGCATGCGCCGCCACTGTTTGACAG CAACTATCACAGAGAATATTGTCCAGCAATAA